In Acomys russatus chromosome 9, mAcoRus1.1, whole genome shotgun sequence, the following are encoded in one genomic region:
- the LOC127193658 gene encoding LOW QUALITY PROTEIN: isopentenyl-diphosphate delta-isomerase 2-like (The sequence of the model RefSeq protein was modified relative to this genomic sequence to represent the inferred CDS: inserted 3 bases in 2 codons), whose translation MFQASQTHLDELQMKRLEKCIVIDKEDQIIGAESKKNCHLMENRCLLHRGFSVVLFNTKNQLLVQQRADTKYTFPGHFTDSCSSHPLYRPDKXEEKDAVGVRAALRRLQAELGIPWDQISIKDIIFMTRKYHKCQSDAVRGDHEIGYLLLVRKDVMLNPDTREVRGYCCMSQDHMQELLDRAPVGKRSXPWLRTLAGGFLIPWRPYLEDVSSFVEPDKIYGLCRIWKSNVQSRDWGQEMV comes from the exons ATGTTCCAGGCAAGCCAAACTCACCTCGATGAACTCCAGATGAAACGTCTGGAGAAGTGCATTGTCATTGACAAGGAGGATCAGATCATCGGAGCCGAAAGCAAGAAAAACTGCCACCTGATGGAAAACAGGT GCCTGTTACACCGAGGCTTCAGTGTTGTCCTCTTCAACAcaaaaaaccagctcttggtcCAGCAGAGAGCAGATACCAAGTACACTTTTCCCG GGCATTTTACAGACTCCTGTTCTAGTCACCCTTTGTATAGGCCTGACA CTGAAGAGAAAGATGCTGTGGGGGTGAGGGCAGCGCTGAGACGTCTGCAGGCTGAACTGGGCATTCCCTGGGACCAG ATTTCGATAAAGGACATAATCTTCATGACTCGAAAATACCACAAGTGCCAGTCAGACGCCGTCAGGGGAGACCATGAGATTGGCTATCTTCTGTTGGTGAGGAAAGACGTCATGCTGAACCCAGACACCAGGGAAGTGAGAGGCTACTGTTGCATGAGCCAGGACCACATGCAGGAGCTCCTGGACAGGGCGCCCGTGGGGAAGAGATC CCCGTGGCTCAGAACCCTCGCAGGAGGCTTCCTGATCCCTTGGCGGCCTTATTTAGAGGATGTGTCTTCGTTTGTGGAGCCTGACAAAATATACGGCCTCTGCAGGATATGGAAAAGTAATGTTCAAAGCAGGGATTGGGGTCAAGAGATGGTTTAG